In Hyalangium minutum, the sequence CGTGGCCTATGGGCTCATGGTGAAGGGTGTGGACAAGCAGAAGCGCCTCGCCGAGGCCGATGCCGCGCTCGCCATGGTGGCGCTCCAAGGCTTCGGCCAGCGCCGCCCCGCCGAGCTATCCGGCGGCCAGCGCCAGCGCGTGGCCCTGGCGCGCGCCATCATCAACAAGCCCCGGGTGCTGCTGCTGGATGAGCCGCTCGGCGCGTTGGATCTGCGGCTGCGCGAGCAGATGCAGACCGAGCTGAAGTCCCTGCAGCGCCGCCTGGGCATCACCTTCATCTACGTCACCCACGATCAGGGAGAGGCCCTCTCCATGTCGGACCGGGTGGCCGTCTTCAACCAAGGCGGCATCGAGCAGGTGGACACACCCAAGGGGCTCTACACGAAGCCCCGCACCGTGTTCGTCGCCCGCTTCGTCGGCGCTTCGAACGTGGTGGAGGGCTCGCTGGCCCAGAGCCTCACGGGCTCGGAGCGGCCGTTCTCCATCCGCCCGGAGCACATCCGCCTGGCCGCCGGAGCGGGGGAGGGGGACCGCCTGAGCGTGGAGGGCAAGCTCGTGGACGTGCAGTACCACGGGGCCACCAGCCGCTACACCGTGGAGGTGCCCGGCGGCGTGCTGCTCAACGCGAACCTGCCCAATGGCGAGGACGAGGCGGGAGGGCCCGCGATCGGCGAGACCGTGCGGCTGGCCTGGTCCCGCCAAGCCATGGTGCAACTGGAGCCGGGGGCTTGAGCATGACGACCGCGCAGGCCAGCGCTCCCGCTCGGGGTGGGGTGGGGCGGTCGCTCTCGAATCTGCTCTACCGCCGGAGCACCCTGCGCCTGCTCCTGCTGCTCACGCCGCCGCTGCTCTGGTTCGGCGTGGTGTACCTGGGCTCGCTGCTGGCCCTGCTGGCCCAGAGCTTCTACACCTTTGATGATTTCACCATGGAGGTGACGCCGGAGCTGTCCTGGGCGAGCTACAAGGCGCTCCTGGACGATGCCAACGCGGACATCATCCTGCGCACCGTGGGCATGTCCGCCTCGGTGACGGTGGCCTCCGCGGTGCTGGCGTTTCCCATTGCCTACTACGTCGCGCGCTATACCGAGGGGCTTCGCAAGGGCCTCTTCTACGTCGCGATCATGTTGCCCATGTGGGCCAGCTACATCGTCAAGGCCTACGCCTGGACGGTGATCCTCACCAAGGGCGGCATCCTCTATTGGTTGGTGGGCAAGCTCGGGCTCGATGGCGCGCTGGAGTGGGTGCTGGAGCTGCCCTACGTGGGCGGCACCTCGCTCTCCACCTCGAACCTGGGCCGGTTCCTGGTGTTCACCTATGTGTGGCTGCCGTTCATGATCCTGCCCATCCAGGCGGCCATCGAGCGCGTGCCGCCGCAGCTGCTCCAGGCCTCGGCGGATCTGGGCGCCCGGCCCGCGCAGACCTTCCGCACCGTCATCCTGCCGCTGGCCTTCCCGGGCGTGGTGGCGGGTTCCATCTTCACCTTCTCGCTCACCCTGGGCGACTACATCATCCCGCAGCTGGTGGGGCCGCCGGGGCTCTTCATTGGCAGCATGGTCTACACGCAGCAGGGCTCCATCGGGAACCTGCCCATGGCGGCGGCCTTCACGGTGGTGCCCATCGTCATCGTCGGCATCTACCTGTCCATTGCCCGGAGACTGGGGGCCTTCGATGCGCTCTGACTCCGCCGCCGCGAGCGGCCCCCGCGCGCCTTGGTGGCTGAAGCTCCTGGCCTGGGGCGGCCTGGTGTTCCTGCACTTCCCCATCGTGGTGGTGTGCCTCTACGCCTTCAACACCGAGGAGAGCGCGTTCAGCTTCCCGCTCAAGGGCTTCACCCTGGAGTGGTTCCGGGTGGCCGCCGAGCGCCAGGATGTGATCGAGGCCATTGGCCTGTCTCTGAAGGTGGCCCTGGCTGCCACCGCGCTCTCGTTGGTGCTGGGCACCCTGGCCTCGTTGGTGCTTGCCCGGCGCCAGTTCTTCGGCCGTGAGGCGCTCACCCTCATGTTCGCCCTGCCCATCGCCCTGCCGGGCATCATCACCGGCATCGCGCTGCTCTCCGCGTTCAA encodes:
- a CDS encoding ABC transporter ATP-binding protein — its product is MRALQQVDAGLHRRDGRPLTDVTAAVELKQISRHYGTVRAVESVSLSIQDGEFFSLLGPSGSGKTTCLRLIAGFEQPSSGSLLLHGQEAAGVPPYERDVNTVFQDYALFPHMSVRDNVAYGLMVKGVDKQKRLAEADAALAMVALQGFGQRRPAELSGGQRQRVALARAIINKPRVLLLDEPLGALDLRLREQMQTELKSLQRRLGITFIYVTHDQGEALSMSDRVAVFNQGGIEQVDTPKGLYTKPRTVFVARFVGASNVVEGSLAQSLTGSERPFSIRPEHIRLAAGAGEGDRLSVEGKLVDVQYHGATSRYTVEVPGGVLLNANLPNGEDEAGGPAIGETVRLAWSRQAMVQLEPGA
- a CDS encoding ABC transporter permease translates to MTTAQASAPARGGVGRSLSNLLYRRSTLRLLLLLTPPLLWFGVVYLGSLLALLAQSFYTFDDFTMEVTPELSWASYKALLDDANADIILRTVGMSASVTVASAVLAFPIAYYVARYTEGLRKGLFYVAIMLPMWASYIVKAYAWTVILTKGGILYWLVGKLGLDGALEWVLELPYVGGTSLSTSNLGRFLVFTYVWLPFMILPIQAAIERVPPQLLQASADLGARPAQTFRTVILPLAFPGVVAGSIFTFSLTLGDYIIPQLVGPPGLFIGSMVYTQQGSIGNLPMAAAFTVVPIVIVGIYLSIARRLGAFDAL